The segment TGAATGATGAATGATGAATGATGAATGATGAAACAATTACTATCTAACATCTAAAGTCTTGAATCTAATATCTTGTGTCTTGAATCTTGTATTTAAAATTTAAAAATGAAGCGAGTAGCTATTCCGGTTGTAAATGAAAAATTGAGCGAGTATTTCGGTCAATGCAGTCATTACGAAATATTTGAAATAGATGGGAAGCACATCAAACGTCATAATATGGATGTTTCACCCATGAATGAACTGGCTGATTTGCCAACTTGGACAATTTCTCAGGGTATTACAGATATCATCGTACATAAAGTGGATAAGCGGATTATTACCTTGTTCCTGGCACATAAGATTAACCTTTTTGTCGGCGTAACCGTTGATTATCCACAAAATTTAATCGAGGAATACCTGAGTGGCAAATTAAGATCGAACAACAACATTATAAACGAAATAACCCAATAAGATTATGACTAAGATACTGTCAAAAAATCGTATTTATATTCTCATAGTTCTTGGAATAATGATTTATGCAGGGGTAAGTCGATATCATATTTCGTTATGGTGGGTTATTGGTTTTGGTGTTTTCGTTGGAATTATTTGGGGAAAGGTTTTTTGTCGTTGGATGTGCCCTATCGGGTTGATGATGGAGTTGATGATGAAACTAAGCCCCGACGACACTTTTAAAAATATGTACCAGTATCACAAAATCGGTTGTCCGATCGCATGGATTTCAGGCTATTTAAATAAATTCTCGTTTTATAAAATTCAATTTAATCAAGATAGTTGCAAAAATTGTGGGCTTTGTGATAAAGCCTGCTATTTGACCAATATCGATCAAAAGAAATTTAGCTTATATAAACCCCAAATGATAAATCCGGCAATAAATTATAGTTGTTCGAAATGTCTAAGTTGTGTTGCCGAATGCCCGAACGGAAGTTTAAGTTACAAACCATTGATCCCCTTCATCAAAACAAAGATTTATAAATAATCAATAAAAAATCAAAAATAAATATTAACAAATAATCATTTAGAAATTATGAAATTACTACAAACAAATATTCATGAGATTGAAACAGCAAGTGAATTGGAAAAAATCATCAATGAAAACGAAAATGTAATGGTATGTTGTGGACGCATGGGGCCAATGTGTATCCCTGTTTACGAATTGATGGAAGAATTGGAAGAAGAACGTGAAAATGTGAAATTCTATACCATGGCATTTGATAATCCGCAAGCAGCACCTATCCGAAATGCAACTCAAACCCGTGGATTTATGGGAATTCCTTTTACCATGTATTATAAAAATGGAAAAGTGATAGAGGCCACTTCAAGCATACAGAGCATGAAGCAAGTGACCAATATATTAGATGAGCATTTTTCATCTTAAATTTTTAGTATTGATTTTTGAAGAGTCATTATAGAGTAACATAAAAGCGGATTATTAAAAACTAGTTAAAAAGTGCAAATTTTAGATCATAAATAATGGACACAACATACGATGTAATCATACTGGGTGCCGGAGCAGCCGGATTAAGTGCCGGAATTTATACCTCTCGGGCCAGGTTGAGTACCCTGATCCTGAATGAAGGAGCAGTAGGTGGCCAAATGGTGCTTACTCACGAAATTG is part of the Bacteroidota bacterium genome and harbors:
- a CDS encoding 4Fe-4S binding protein translates to MTKILSKNRIYILIVLGIMIYAGVSRYHISLWWVIGFGVFVGIIWGKVFCRWMCPIGLMMELMMKLSPDDTFKNMYQYHKIGCPIAWISGYLNKFSFYKIQFNQDSCKNCGLCDKACYLTNIDQKKFSLYKPQMINPAINYSCSKCLSCVAECPNGSLSYKPLIPFIKTKIYK
- a CDS encoding thioredoxin, which gives rise to MKLLQTNIHEIETASELEKIINENENVMVCCGRMGPMCIPVYELMEELEEERENVKFYTMAFDNPQAAPIRNATQTRGFMGIPFTMYYKNGKVIEATSSIQSMKQVTNILDEHFSS